A single window of [Clostridium] hylemonae DSM 15053 DNA harbors:
- the kynU gene encoding kynureninase: protein MADIMSREYASCLDEKDKLSRYKEEFYLPDHLYYEANGLGPMSRRSEKTLKRVADEWKNQLVAGWFCGEIPWFYYPERIAAMEEGIVGAQERELIINGTTTTNIHSVLAAFYRPEGKRTKLLCDSQIFSSDRYAVEAQIRLKGLDPEEALVLAGGDGPILDEEDLIAHMTEETALAFFPSVVHSTGQLLDMERLAGEAERRGIPVGFDLSHSAGVVPHKLHEWGVDFAVWCNYKYLNGGLGCPATIFIHEKNFDLPVAMPGWHGYVKSRQFQKLPYFEAETGAGGWQHGSPLILNMAPLEGALDMVNEAGIGAIREKSLAMTGYFMELLDAMPSDCGISILTPREEARRGGHVTILHAAAPDITEFLDSGSRMTDKLRAAVKEKRDSGTAASSDDQVRIAFSPLFSSFEDVRQTAENLYGLLKN from the coding sequence ATGGCGGATATAATGAGCAGGGAATATGCATCCTGCCTGGACGAAAAAGATAAGTTAAGCAGATATAAAGAAGAGTTCTATCTTCCCGATCACCTGTATTATGAAGCGAACGGCCTGGGACCTATGTCCCGCCGTTCGGAGAAGACACTTAAGCGGGTGGCGGACGAGTGGAAGAATCAGTTGGTGGCAGGATGGTTCTGCGGTGAGATCCCATGGTTCTATTACCCGGAGCGGATCGCCGCCATGGAAGAAGGAATTGTGGGAGCGCAGGAGAGAGAGCTCATTATCAACGGGACGACCACCACGAATATCCACAGTGTGCTCGCCGCATTTTACCGCCCGGAAGGAAAGCGGACAAAGCTGCTCTGTGACAGTCAGATCTTTTCTTCCGACAGATATGCGGTGGAGGCTCAGATAAGACTTAAAGGACTTGACCCGGAAGAAGCGCTTGTCCTGGCGGGAGGAGACGGTCCCATCCTGGATGAAGAGGATCTGATCGCACATATGACAGAGGAGACGGCGCTTGCCTTTTTCCCTTCTGTCGTCCATTCCACCGGCCAGCTTCTCGATATGGAGCGTCTGGCCGGGGAGGCCGAGCGAAGAGGGATCCCGGTGGGATTTGACCTGAGCCATTCCGCGGGTGTCGTGCCTCACAAGCTTCATGAGTGGGGCGTGGACTTTGCCGTGTGGTGTAATTACAAGTATCTGAACGGAGGTCTCGGCTGTCCGGCAACTATCTTTATTCATGAAAAAAACTTTGATCTCCCGGTGGCCATGCCCGGATGGCACGGTTATGTAAAGAGCCGCCAGTTTCAGAAGCTTCCTTATTTTGAGGCGGAGACCGGAGCCGGCGGATGGCAGCACGGCTCGCCCCTCATTCTGAACATGGCTCCGCTTGAGGGAGCGCTTGATATGGTGAATGAGGCGGGGATCGGCGCGATCCGTGAAAAGTCTCTTGCCATGACCGGTTATTTTATGGAGCTTCTGGATGCAATGCCGTCTGACTGCGGCATCAGCATACTCACGCCCCGGGAAGAGGCAAGAAGAGGCGGGCATGTGACGATCCTGCACGCGGCAGCCCCGGACATTACAGAATTTCTCGACAGCGGCTCCCGGATGACGGATAAGTTAAGAGCCGCGGTAAAAGAAAAGAGAGATTCCGGCACTGCCGCATCATCGGACGATCAGGTGCGCATAGCGTTCTCACCGCTTTTCAGCAGTTTTGAAGATGTGAGACAGACGGCGGAAAATCTGTACGGGCTGCTGAAAAATTAA
- a CDS encoding APC family permease: protein MGNSNEATANVTEEYTTKKLRRVLGKKELISMGLGQIIGSGVFSLTGVAIGFTGRSVVFAFLFGALFSLAVTIPSIFAGSAVRLRGGQYTMASLLLGERFSGFYIIIYIVGNISIGMYALSLADYLLALVPGIPRVPLAVAALTLFFVINLFGVKDAAFIQNILVIILAAALAVFAAVGVFNVEPGYFTNVEPPLFMGGWKGFCMAAIFTSFATTGGGNLVNFSGECKNPTKDVPFAIVLSTLIVTALYAVIGFVAAGVLPVEEVMYQPLSVAAGAFLPKALYVFFVTGGALLALSTTLNATFGWVTKPVLQACVDGWFPKKLGKINDKYGTPHYLLILFYIVGLIPVVAGLDIDRIANMSMILMNITTFLVVVATARLPKLLPEAWAKSTFKISDGVLKVVCYLCGALLIFQNYLLIEDNTPEIIIGNIILLVLTFIFMVVRYKSGKVKVEVSWEEE, encoded by the coding sequence ATGGGAAATTCTAATGAAGCAACAGCTAATGTAACTGAGGAATATACGACCAAAAAACTGCGCCGTGTATTAGGGAAAAAAGAACTGATCTCCATGGGGCTTGGGCAGATCATCGGCTCCGGCGTATTTTCACTGACCGGCGTGGCTATCGGGTTCACAGGACGTTCTGTTGTGTTTGCATTCCTGTTCGGAGCGCTGTTCTCACTGGCAGTAACGATACCGAGTATCTTTGCCGGAAGCGCGGTCCGCTTAAGAGGCGGACAGTATACGATGGCAAGCCTGCTGCTCGGTGAACGTTTTTCTGGTTTTTACATAATTATCTATATCGTCGGCAATATATCGATCGGAATGTATGCACTGTCCCTTGCGGACTATCTGCTGGCGCTCGTTCCGGGGATACCGAGAGTTCCGCTGGCGGTCGCCGCGCTGACTCTGTTCTTTGTCATCAATCTGTTCGGTGTAAAAGACGCCGCATTTATCCAGAATATTCTCGTTATCATCCTTGCGGCCGCACTTGCGGTATTTGCGGCAGTAGGTGTGTTTAATGTAGAACCAGGATATTTTACAAACGTAGAGCCTCCGCTTTTCATGGGAGGATGGAAAGGCTTCTGCATGGCCGCGATCTTCACCTCATTTGCAACGACCGGCGGCGGAAATCTTGTAAACTTTTCCGGTGAATGTAAGAATCCTACAAAAGACGTCCCGTTTGCGATCGTACTTTCCACATTGATCGTTACCGCGCTTTACGCTGTGATCGGATTTGTGGCTGCAGGTGTGCTTCCGGTGGAAGAAGTTATGTATCAGCCGCTCAGCGTAGCGGCAGGCGCATTCCTTCCGAAGGCTCTGTATGTATTCTTTGTGACGGGCGGCGCGCTCCTGGCGCTTTCCACGACATTGAACGCAACGTTCGGATGGGTGACAAAGCCGGTGCTTCAGGCATGTGTCGACGGATGGTTTCCAAAGAAGCTCGGCAAGATCAACGATAAATACGGTACGCCGCATTACCTGCTGATCTTATTCTACATCGTAGGTCTCATACCGGTTGTCGCAGGACTTGATATAGACCGTATCGCCAACATGTCCATGATCCTTATGAATATCACTACATTCCTCGTTGTAGTGGCGACAGCGCGGCTTCCGAAGCTGCTTCCGGAGGCGTGGGCAAAGTCTACGTTTAAGATATCCGACGGTGTTCTGAAGGTGGTATGCTACCTGTGCGGCGCGCTCCTCATCTTCCAGAATTATCTGCTGATCGAAGACAATACGCCTGAGATCATTATCGGCAATATCATACTGCTCGTGCTGACATTCATCTTTATGGTTGTCCGGTATAAGTCAGGAAAGGTCAAAGTAGAAGTCAGCTGGGAAGAAGAGTAG
- a CDS encoding cyclase family protein has protein sequence MRFIDLTREINNDTQVCPCDKVPVVEDYATTEEEGVNVKFMKMGTHTSTHIDAPYHISKDGKNLNDFPVERFVGKGIVLDFSDKGEIYEITREDIMARAEELKKVDFAILNTGWAQYYGTWDFFRHPYLSGDAALALVELGIKIVGTDGSSADAAYGFSTAKRLENPTFSEILENIERENIKNEAHAALLGNECLIVEYLCNLDELPKEAATYSFLPLKLIEADGSPVRAVCVAEG, from the coding sequence ATGAGATTTATTGATTTGACAAGGGAGATCAACAACGATACCCAGGTGTGCCCGTGCGACAAAGTGCCGGTCGTGGAGGATTATGCGACGACAGAAGAGGAGGGCGTTAATGTAAAGTTTATGAAAATGGGGACGCACACCTCCACACATATTGACGCGCCGTACCATATCAGCAAAGACGGGAAGAACCTGAATGATTTCCCGGTGGAACGCTTTGTCGGGAAAGGCATTGTTCTGGACTTCAGCGATAAAGGTGAGATCTATGAGATCACCCGCGAGGATATTATGGCCCGCGCGGAAGAACTTAAAAAAGTGGATTTTGCGATCCTGAATACCGGATGGGCACAATACTACGGGACATGGGATTTCTTCCGCCACCCGTATTTAAGCGGCGACGCTGCGCTGGCCCTCGTTGAGCTGGGGATAAAGATCGTCGGGACGGACGGAAGCTCCGCGGATGCGGCCTACGGATTTTCAACGGCGAAGCGGCTTGAGAACCCGACATTTTCAGAGATCCTTGAAAATATTGAGCGTGAGAATATCAAGAATGAAGCCCATGCGGCTCTGCTTGGAAATGAGTGTCTGATCGTAGAATATCTGTGCAATCTGGATGAGCTGCCAAAAGAAGCGGCGACATATTCCTTCCTGCCGCTGAAACTGATCGAGGCAGACGGTTCACCGGTACGCGCGGTATGTGTGGCAGAAGGATAA
- a CDS encoding MerR family transcriptional regulator translates to MFRIGQLASIYRISGKTLRYYDELGLLRPKYVDEATGYRYYTSSQIPVLNEIFLLKEMGLSLKEITYLMKEEVDKDHTLLKGVLELKQLEFDRQIQELNEKKQTIELLKKKLDKEGGIELSSFKVGIKKVEEMQVASLKASISTYSTQDALWAELLEYLNKCRAKVGNERYTIYYDSVYKSDEIQVEILKRVLAPFPETERIRHKRQEGYEEVAYLLHTGEHESVIDSYEAILTWIEENGYKVVGNIREEFHMDDFTTDDPKEFVTEIQIPVQKRGEEFVR, encoded by the coding sequence ATGTTTCGGATTGGACAGTTGGCAAGTATTTACAGAATCTCCGGAAAGACACTCAGGTATTACGACGAGCTTGGACTTTTGAGGCCCAAATACGTAGATGAGGCGACAGGCTACCGCTATTACACATCATCACAGATACCTGTATTAAACGAAATCTTCCTGCTTAAGGAGATGGGGCTTTCTTTGAAGGAGATCACTTATCTGATGAAAGAGGAGGTTGATAAAGATCATACCCTGCTGAAAGGGGTGCTGGAGCTTAAACAGCTGGAGTTTGACCGACAGATCCAGGAGCTGAATGAAAAGAAGCAGACGATCGAGCTGCTGAAAAAGAAGCTGGACAAAGAAGGAGGGATCGAGCTGTCATCCTTCAAGGTGGGGATAAAGAAGGTCGAAGAGATGCAGGTGGCGAGCCTGAAGGCGTCTATCAGCACTTATTCCACACAGGACGCACTCTGGGCGGAGCTGCTCGAGTATCTGAACAAATGCAGGGCAAAGGTAGGGAATGAAAGATACACCATCTATTACGATTCCGTATACAAAAGTGACGAGATCCAGGTCGAGATCCTCAAGAGGGTTCTGGCTCCGTTTCCGGAGACAGAGAGGATCCGGCACAAGAGACAGGAAGGATATGAAGAGGTCGCATATCTTCTGCATACGGGGGAACATGAGAGCGTGATCGACTCCTATGAAGCGATACTTACGTGGATTGAGGAGAATGGATATAAAGTCGTGGGGAATATACGTGAAGAATTCCATATGGACGATTTTACGACAGACGATCCAAAAGAATTTGTAACAGAGATACAGATTCCGGTCCAGAAAAGAGGAGAGGAATTTGTCAGATAG
- a CDS encoding RNA polymerase sigma factor — MDIDFEEIYNRYFKDVYLFILTLSKNPELAEEITQETFFKALKEIRHFRGGCSIKSWLCQIAKNIYFSHMRRQKFTADRDVPLPASSADVEQSYLNKEKARSIYQILHTLEEPYKEVFLLRTLGELSYREIGDIFSHNESWARVTYHRAKLKIREQLTAE; from the coding sequence ATGGACATAGATTTTGAAGAGATATATAACCGCTATTTCAAAGATGTCTATCTCTTTATACTGACGCTCAGCAAAAATCCGGAGCTTGCGGAAGAAATAACACAGGAAACGTTTTTTAAGGCATTAAAGGAAATCAGACATTTCCGCGGCGGCTGCAGTATAAAGTCGTGGCTCTGCCAGATCGCCAAAAACATTTATTTCTCTCACATGCGCAGACAGAAATTTACAGCAGACAGAGATGTGCCGCTGCCGGCCTCCTCTGCAGACGTCGAGCAGTCATATCTGAATAAGGAAAAAGCGCGTTCCATCTATCAGATACTGCATACACTGGAGGAACCGTACAAGGAGGTATTCCTGCTTAGAACACTCGGGGAGCTCAGCTACAGAGAAATAGGTGATATCTTCTCCCACAACGAAAGCTGGGCCAGAGTCACATACCACAGAGCAAAGCTGAAAATACGCGAACAACTTACAGCGGAATAG
- a CDS encoding zf-HC2 domain-containing protein, whose translation MGNIPCDLIKDLLPLYTDDVCSEQTKHTVEEHLATCERCREIYEDMQEKLPGEKEIGLDAELKDDIAFIRSVKRQLTRRQLTLIFILIPVFVVILILTPTVLSELSTVRADDIKVTELYELSNGDIYCTIKSKKAISTLSAGNLMSGEKDTKGREYCDGVITAGFPSAFTTLLDMQKDRFPVLIRSQSFIFTTDKIVEYGGATIGGKDTDSHCRSIKYKGRHKEELVIWKEGQKLEPAPEQIEKMLKESEVPDPAVTVSTEQLKIGDVLVIY comes from the coding sequence ATGGGAAATATACCGTGTGATCTGATAAAAGATCTGCTGCCCCTGTATACAGATGACGTATGCAGCGAACAGACAAAACATACCGTTGAAGAACATCTTGCCACATGTGAAAGATGCCGGGAAATATATGAGGATATGCAGGAAAAGCTGCCGGGAGAAAAAGAGATTGGGCTGGACGCTGAGCTTAAGGACGATATTGCTTTCATCCGCAGTGTAAAAAGACAGCTTACACGCCGCCAGCTTACGCTTATCTTTATACTCATACCGGTGTTTGTCGTGATACTCATACTGACGCCGACTGTACTATCCGAGCTTTCCACGGTACGTGCGGATGATATTAAAGTGACTGAATTATATGAATTGTCAAACGGAGATATCTACTGTACGATCAAAAGCAAGAAAGCCATATCCACTCTTTCGGCGGGAAATCTTATGTCAGGTGAAAAAGATACGAAAGGGAGGGAATACTGTGACGGAGTCATAACGGCCGGCTTTCCCTCTGCCTTCACAACGCTTTTGGATATGCAGAAAGACCGGTTTCCTGTTTTGATCCGGTCGCAGAGTTTTATATTTACTACCGACAAGATCGTAGAATACGGCGGAGCGACGATAGGAGGCAAGGATACCGACAGCCACTGCCGTTCCATCAAATACAAAGGAAGGCATAAAGAGGAACTCGTCATCTGGAAGGAAGGCCAGAAACTTGAGCCCGCTCCTGAACAGATAGAAAAGATGCTTAAGGAAAGCGAAGTTCCGGATCCGGCCGTAACGGTAAGTACCGAGCAGCTTAAAATCGGTGATGTGCTCGTTATCTATTAG
- a CDS encoding NUDIX domain-containing protein, producing the protein MTSLSTLCYIEREGKYLMLHRTVKKNDVNQDKWIGVGGHFEADESPEECLLREVREETGYTLTSYRYRGIVTFVSGNGVTEYMSLFTADGFKGEPIPCDEGELAWVGIEDVWKLNIWEGDKIFFRLMDEQKEFFSLKLVYDGHDKLVSASLNGEPMELFDVRNPDGSPSGIVRERGVAHREGSLHATVHIWVVRENDKSGFDVLLQKRSASKDSHPGFYDISSAGHIAAGEDYLPSAVRELSEELGISASESELQYVGIHRGGFEDVFYGRPFKDEELSAVYVYAEPVRAGELRLQESEVEEVVWIDYEECRKRMEDGTLKNCVYADEFEMVGTYLGVL; encoded by the coding sequence ATGACAAGTCTGAGCACACTTTGCTATATCGAGCGTGAAGGCAAATATCTGATGCTTCACAGGACGGTGAAGAAAAATGATGTCAATCAGGACAAATGGATCGGTGTGGGCGGACATTTCGAGGCGGACGAAAGCCCCGAGGAATGCCTGCTCAGGGAAGTGCGGGAGGAGACCGGGTACACGCTCACTTCCTACCGGTACCGGGGTATCGTCACCTTTGTATCAGGAAACGGCGTCACCGAATATATGTCTCTGTTTACGGCAGATGGTTTTAAAGGGGAACCGATACCGTGCGACGAGGGAGAGCTTGCATGGGTCGGCATTGAGGACGTCTGGAAGCTGAACATATGGGAAGGCGATAAAATATTTTTCCGCCTTATGGACGAGCAGAAGGAATTTTTCTCGCTCAAGCTTGTCTACGACGGCCACGACAAACTCGTCTCAGCGTCTTTGAACGGCGAGCCGATGGAGCTGTTCGATGTAAGGAACCCGGACGGAAGTCCGTCGGGGATCGTCAGAGAGCGCGGTGTCGCGCACCGCGAGGGAAGTCTGCATGCCACCGTCCACATATGGGTCGTGCGGGAGAATGACAAGAGCGGATTTGATGTGCTGCTTCAGAAAAGGAGCGCATCCAAGGACTCCCATCCCGGCTTTTATGATATATCATCTGCGGGTCATATCGCGGCCGGAGAAGATTATCTCCCTTCCGCGGTCAGAGAACTTTCAGAAGAGCTTGGGATATCAGCGTCAGAGAGCGAACTGCAGTATGTGGGGATACACCGCGGCGGGTTTGAGGATGTATTTTACGGGAGGCCGTTTAAAGATGAGGAACTGAGCGCTGTGTACGTGTACGCGGAACCGGTGAGGGCCGGGGAACTTAGACTGCAGGAATCCGAAGTAGAAGAAGTGGTCTGGATAGATTATGAGGAATGCAGGAAAAGAATGGAAGACGGCACGCTGAAGAATTGTGTGTACGCAGATGAATTTGAGATGGTCGGAACATATCTGGGTGTTCTTTAG
- the lgt gene encoding prolipoprotein diacylglyceryl transferase, producing the protein MHRTIDFPNIGIHLKSVGDHITVFGFDIAFYGMIIGLGILAGIFIAAAEAKRSGQNPDDYFDLAIYAVIFSIIGARIYYVAFSWDMYKDNLLSIFNTRQGGLAIYGGVIAAVITVFIYARIKKLSAALIFDTAGLGLVAGQMIGRWGNFFNREAFGEYTDNLLAMRLPVDAVRGSDITELMRSHMENTGGVSYIQVHPTFLYESLWCLMVLIIMLIYRKYKKFDGEVFLVYLLGYGIGRAWIEGLRTDQLLIPGAGWPVSQVLAGIIAVVSLGLIIYKRRKIKQKAEREQE; encoded by the coding sequence ATGCACAGGACAATCGACTTTCCGAATATCGGGATTCATCTGAAGTCTGTCGGAGACCATATAACGGTATTTGGTTTTGATATTGCTTTTTACGGTATGATAATCGGCCTTGGCATTCTGGCCGGGATATTCATAGCCGCCGCGGAGGCGAAGCGGAGCGGGCAGAATCCGGACGACTATTTTGATCTGGCGATCTATGCGGTGATCTTTTCCATAATCGGCGCCAGGATCTATTACGTCGCGTTTTCATGGGATATGTATAAAGATAACCTGCTCAGTATTTTTAACACCCGGCAGGGAGGACTCGCTATCTACGGAGGCGTCATTGCCGCCGTGATCACGGTGTTCATATACGCAAGGATCAAGAAGCTGTCCGCGGCGCTTATCTTTGACACTGCCGGGCTTGGTCTCGTGGCAGGACAGATGATCGGACGCTGGGGCAACTTTTTTAACAGAGAGGCCTTTGGCGAATACACAGATAATCTGCTGGCCATGCGGCTGCCGGTGGACGCGGTGCGCGGTTCTGACATCACGGAGCTTATGCGCAGCCATATGGAGAATACAGGGGGCGTCTCGTATATCCAGGTGCATCCGACTTTTTTGTATGAGTCGCTCTGGTGTCTTATGGTGCTGATCATTATGCTCATATACCGAAAATACAAAAAGTTTGACGGCGAAGTGTTCCTCGTCTATCTGCTCGGTTACGGCATCGGGCGCGCGTGGATCGAAGGGCTGCGCACAGACCAGCTTCTGATCCCGGGAGCCGGCTGGCCGGTGTCCCAGGTGCTGGCAGGCATAATCGCTGTCGTTTCGCTTGGTCTCATAATCTATAAACGCCGTAAGATCAAACAGAAAGCAGAGAGGGAACAGGAATGA
- the ychF gene encoding redox-regulated ATPase YchF: MKLGIVGLPNVGKSTLFNSLTKAGAESANYPFCTIDPNVGVVTVPDERLNVLGEMYHTKKIIPAAIEFVDIAGLVKGASKGEGLGNQFLANIREVDAIVHVVRCFEDGNIVHVDGSIDPLRDIETINLELIFSDLEILERRISKTAKVARNDKTAAKELALLEKIKAHLEENRLAKTFDKTEDEEEEEWLKSYNLLTYKPVIYAANVAEDDLADDGAENAGVQAVREYASKEASEVFVVCAQIEQEIAELDDEEKKMFLEELGLEESGLEKLIKASYRLLGLISYLTAGEPEVRAWTITEGTKAPQAAGKIHTDFERGFIRAEVVSYDDLMECGSHGAAKEKGLVRLEGKEYVVKDGDIMLFRFNV, translated from the coding sequence ATGAAGTTAGGAATTGTGGGATTACCTAATGTAGGAAAGAGTACATTATTTAATTCGTTGACAAAAGCAGGGGCAGAATCGGCAAACTATCCGTTCTGTACGATAGATCCGAACGTCGGCGTCGTTACGGTGCCGGACGAGAGACTGAATGTACTGGGAGAGATGTATCACACGAAAAAGATCATCCCGGCCGCCATAGAGTTTGTAGACATCGCAGGACTCGTAAAAGGCGCTTCCAAGGGGGAAGGTCTCGGCAATCAGTTTCTTGCCAATATTCGCGAGGTGGACGCCATCGTACATGTTGTCCGCTGCTTTGAGGACGGCAATATCGTACACGTTGACGGGAGCATAGATCCGCTGCGTGACATTGAGACGATCAATCTGGAGCTCATATTCTCTGATCTGGAGATATTGGAGCGAAGAATCTCCAAGACGGCAAAGGTGGCGAGAAATGACAAGACAGCGGCAAAAGAGCTTGCGCTTCTCGAAAAGATAAAGGCACATCTGGAGGAAAACAGACTGGCGAAAACGTTCGACAAGACAGAGGATGAGGAGGAAGAGGAGTGGCTTAAAAGCTATAATCTTCTCACATATAAACCGGTCATATATGCCGCAAATGTGGCGGAAGACGACCTTGCAGACGACGGGGCGGAGAATGCGGGAGTCCAGGCGGTACGCGAATATGCGTCTAAAGAAGCGAGCGAGGTGTTCGTAGTCTGCGCCCAGATCGAGCAGGAGATCGCGGAGCTGGATGACGAGGAGAAGAAGATGTTTCTGGAAGAGCTTGGTCTTGAGGAATCCGGTCTTGAGAAACTGATCAAAGCCAGCTACAGACTGCTCGGGCTCATCAGCTATCTGACAGCGGGAGAGCCGGAAGTGCGCGCGTGGACGATAACAGAAGGGACAAAAGCGCCGCAGGCAGCCGGCAAGATCCACACCGATTTTGAGAGAGGCTTTATCCGTGCGGAGGTCGTGTCTTACGATGACCTGATGGAGTGCGGCAGCCACGGGGCGGCAAAAGAGAAGGGGCTCGTCAGGCTGGAAGGAAAAGAGTATGTTGTCAAGGACGGTGATATCATGCTGTTCAGGTTCAACGTATAA
- a CDS encoding thiamine diphosphokinase, producing MSKKIVIVSGGELDEQLALSYLDEKGGSYVIGVDKGMEFLYSHHITPDYIVGDFDSTDPEIAAYYRTQTNVPVREFNPVKDASDTEIAVRLAMTLGGKELIILGATGGRIDHLWANVQTLTVPFKAGVDAYIIDTQNRIRLIGEETHLKKEDAYGPYFSVFPLGETVYGFNITGAKYPLKDHTLTPYDSLCVSNQIEADEVVIEFGGGMVILMETRDSKGV from the coding sequence ATGAGTAAGAAGATCGTGATCGTAAGCGGCGGTGAACTGGACGAGCAGCTGGCGCTGTCCTATCTGGACGAAAAGGGCGGCAGCTATGTGATAGGTGTGGATAAAGGGATGGAGTTTCTCTACAGTCATCACATCACCCCGGATTATATCGTCGGAGATTTTGATAGTACGGACCCTGAGATAGCGGCGTATTACCGCACGCAGACGAATGTGCCGGTAAGAGAGTTCAACCCTGTAAAGGATGCGTCGGACACGGAGATCGCTGTGAGGCTGGCCATGACGCTCGGGGGAAAAGAACTGATCATCCTCGGGGCAACCGGAGGACGGATCGACCATCTGTGGGCAAATGTGCAGACGCTCACCGTACCTTTTAAGGCAGGCGTGGATGCATATATCATTGATACGCAGAACCGGATCCGGCTTATCGGCGAAGAGACGCACCTGAAAAAAGAAGACGCGTACGGCCCGTATTTTTCCGTATTCCCGCTTGGGGAGACGGTGTATGGATTTAACATAACCGGAGCAAAATATCCGTTGAAGGACCATACGCTCACTCCGTATGACAGTCTCTGCGTGAGCAACCAGATCGAAGCCGACGAGGTTGTCATAGAATTTGGCGGCGGTATGGTCATACTTATGGAGACAAGAGACAGCAAAGGGGTCTGA
- the rpe gene encoding ribulose-phosphate 3-epimerase, whose amino-acid sequence MEYILAPSILAADFTVLGEEMKRTAENGAKYLHFDVMDGMFVPSISFGMPVLRSIHNVTDQVMDAHLMVQDPIRYVEDFKDAGADIVTVHLEACEDVGAALDKIRECGMKAGLSVCPETDASAVERYLKDIDMLLVMSVHPGFGGQKFIPESLDKIRTIRRMASEQGLGLDIQVDGGIYLSNVREVLDAGANIIVAGSAVFNGDPGRNTSEFMEILKSYE is encoded by the coding sequence ATGGAATATATTCTGGCGCCGTCGATACTGGCGGCCGATTTTACCGTGCTGGGCGAGGAGATGAAACGCACAGCAGAAAACGGGGCGAAATATCTGCATTTTGATGTGATGGACGGCATGTTCGTGCCAAGCATTTCATTTGGCATGCCGGTTCTGAGATCCATTCACAATGTGACAGACCAGGTGATGGATGCCCATCTTATGGTGCAGGACCCGATACGTTATGTGGAGGATTTTAAAGATGCCGGGGCCGATATCGTGACGGTCCACCTGGAGGCATGTGAAGATGTTGGAGCTGCGCTTGATAAGATCAGGGAATGCGGGATGAAGGCAGGCCTGTCCGTCTGCCCGGAGACTGACGCTTCGGCGGTGGAGCGGTATCTCAAAGATATCGATATGCTGCTTGTGATGAGTGTACATCCCGGCTTCGGCGGCCAGAAGTTTATCCCGGAATCTCTTGATAAGATCAGGACCATTCGGCGTATGGCTTCGGAACAGGGGCTCGGCCTGGATATTCAGGTTGACGGCGGCATATATCTGAGCAATGTGCGTGAAGTGCTGGACGCCGGGGCAAATATCATTGTGGCCGGTTCCGCAGTATTTAATGGAGACCCGGGCAGGAACACAAGTGAATTTATGGAGATATTAAAAAGTTATGAGTAA